The DNA window CCCCTCTCCTTCACCATCTCCTCCTGTGCCCCGGCTGTGTAGATGAATCCGGTCCGGATCTTTTTACCAAAGAGCGTGGACCGTTCTTTATCGTGCGGCGAGTACTGGAACATCAGCCGTTCGAGGAAGCACCGGGTCTCGCCGGTCGTGATCGCGTAGTAGATGGGCGAGCCGACCAGGATTGCATCCGCTCCTTCGATTTTCTTAAAGACCGGCTTGAGATCGTCTTTTATGGCACAGTGCCCATAGTTCTTTCCCCCGATCCTTTTGCAGGCCAAGCAGCTGGTGCAGCCCTTGTAGTCCAGATCGTAGAGATGGATGAGTTCGGTTTTCGCCCCTTCGGATTGGGCGCCTTTGAGTGCATGTTCAAGGAGCGTCGCGGTGTTCCACTTTTTCCGGGGACTACCGTTGAATGCGATGAGTTTCATGAGAGGCTATTGGAAGATTGGCATAAATAGGTGGGGGTAGTCGCCGGCCTCTCAGCCTCTCTCGGGAACCAGGGGATGATCCTGCAGGTCCTCGGCGACCGGAACGGTGTCATGGTATGTCTCAAGGAGCAGGAACGGATCTGCCGCGAATTCGGAAACGTTGAAGGGCTTGCGTATTCACTCTGGGGCCAGATGACCATCTTCGAGTATCAGG is part of the Methanosphaerula palustris E1-9c genome and encodes:
- a CDS encoding flavodoxin family protein produces the protein MKLIAFNGSPRKKWNTATLLEHALKGAQSEGAKTELIHLYDLDYKGCTSCLACKRIGGKNYGHCAIKDDLKPVFKKIEGADAILVGSPIYYAITTGETRCFLERLMFQYSPHDKERSTLFGKKIRTGFIYTAGAQEEMVKERGFDRNAELTEMEMDRIFGSCESMFVTDTSLYDDYSKYVSTLFDPEEKKKHRNEQFPLDCKKAYEFGARLVRKAA